The Triticum aestivum cultivar Chinese Spring chromosome 7B, IWGSC CS RefSeq v2.1, whole genome shotgun sequence genome window below encodes:
- the LOC123160174 gene encoding probable beta-1,3-galactosyltransferase 2: MTRGSGAGDELLFRGTISRKWTSLLCLSSFCVGLIFTNRMWTVPESKEIIRRSALELDKMNLVSSSDCALKSINNEPKDDFGQVQRTEDAIQSLDKTISNLEMELASAKATQDSILNGGAPSSEPAAKRKYFMVIGINTAFSSRKRRDSVRATWMPQGEKRRKMEEEKGIIVRFVIGHSATSGGILDRAIDAEDREHGDFLRLDHVEGYLELAAKTKSYFAKAVSMWDAEYFVKVDDDVHVNIATLGGILARHRSKPRAYIGCMKSGPVLAQEGVKYHEPEYWKFGEWGNKYFRHASGQLYAISKDLASYISINQHVLHKYANEDVSIGAWFIGVDAEHVDDRRLCCGTHPECERKAQAGNVCAASFDWSCSGICKSADRIKEVHRRCGESENAIWNATF; this comes from the exons atgacgaGGGGGTCGGGAGCAGGGGACGAGCTGCTGTTCAGGGGCACCATCTCCCGGAAATGGACCTCTCTGCTCTGCCTCAGCAGCTTCTGCGTCGGCCTCATCTTCACCAACAG GATGTGGACCGTCCCAGAATCCAAAGAAATCATCAGGAGGTCGGCCCTCGAATTGGACAAAATGAATCTCGTCTCTTCTAGTGATTGTGCGCTCAAAAGT ATTAATAACGAGCCAAAAGACGATTTTGGGCAGGTCCAAAGAACTGAAGATGCTATCCA GTCACTGGACAAAACAATATCGAACTTAGAAATGGAGCTAGCCTCGGCCAAGGCGACGCAGGATTCCATCCTCAATGGCGGCGCGCCGTCGTCGGAACCGGCTGCGAAACGGAAGTACTTCATGGTCATCGGGATCAACACCGCGTTCAGCAGCCGGAAGCGGAGAGATTCAGTTCGTGCCACATGGATGCCTCAAG GGGAGAAAAGAAGGAAGATGGAAGAGGAGAAGGGCATCATCGTCCGTTTCGTCATAGGTCATAG TGCAACATCTGGTGGGATACTAGATAGAGCAATTGACGCAGAAGACAGAGAGCATGGCGACTTCTTGAGGCTG GACCACGTTGAAGGGTACCTGGAGCTGGCAGCAAAGACGAAATCCTACTTCGCCAAAGCCGTGTCCATGTGGGATGCAGAGTACTTCGTCAAGGTGGACGATGATGTGCATGTAAACATAG CAACTCTTGGAGGCATATTGGCCAGGCATCGTTCCAAGCCCCGAGCTTACATCGGCTGCATGAAATCAGGCCCGGTCCTCGCTCAGGA GGGTGTGAAATACCATGAGCCTGAGTACTGGAAATTCGGCGAATGGGGAAACAAATACTTCCGGCACGCGAGCGGTCAGCTTTACGCCATCTCCAAGGATCTGGCCTCCTACATATCAATCAACCA GCATGTTCTCCACAAATATGCCAACGAGGATGTGTCGATAGGAGCCTGGTTCATCGGAGTGGATGCCGAGCACGTCGACGATCGCCGGCTCTGCTGCGGCACGCATCCAG AATGTGAACGGAAGGCTCAGGCGGGGAACGTATGCGCTGCGTCGTTCGACTGGAGCTGCAGCGGCATCTGCAAGTCGGCGGATCGGATCAAGGAGGTCCATCGGCGCTGCGGTGAGAGTGAGAACGCCATCTGGAACGCAACCTTCTAA